CGCTTTGCCGTGAAGCGGAACGGCAGAAGCGTCTAGAGAGCCTTCTGGAGTCTTTGCGGCGTGTGACGATGGTATGCCGCGGCCCGAAGCCCGCCGGCGCTCTCATGCGCCGCGGCGTCCGTGTGTCGATTGCTATCGCCGAGCCTTACACCACGGCGGAGTTGCTGGACGCGTTGTCAGGACTGGATGTGGCGCATAAGGGCGTCGCGGTGGTCCACTACGGAGAGCGCAGCGCCTCGCTTGCCGAATCCCTGCTGTCGCGCGGCGCGCGGCTTCAGGAGCTGTGTCTGTATGAGTGGCGCATGCCCGAAGACACAGGGCCGTTGCGTGAGCTCGTCAGCGAAATCATAGCTGGGCGCGTGGACGCCGTCGCCTTCACGAGCCAGGCCCAGGCGCGACACCTCTTCCGCGTAGCCGAGGAGACGGCGCAAGCCGACGCTCTGGCCCAGGCGCTCAACACGCGGACTGTCGTAGCGGCGGTCGGGCCCACGTGCGCCGCGG
This is a stretch of genomic DNA from Dehalococcoidia bacterium. It encodes these proteins:
- a CDS encoding uroporphyrinogen-III synthase, encoding MSGLDGARVALLETRMSAEAAALVRRNGGEPYCVQAVRESVVDCAEDAAALIDNLAGGLCGIVVFTTGVGVEALCREAERQKRLESLLESLRRVTMVCRGPKPAGALMRRGVRVSIAIAEPYTTAELLDALSGLDVAHKGVAVVHYGERSASLAESLLSRGARLQELCLYEWRMPEDTGPLRELVSEIIAGRVDAVAFTSQAQARHLFRVAEETAQADALAQALNTRTVVAAVGPTCAAALKKLAVTPRVVPEHPKMGHMVVALARYIEQHPL